The Nocardioides plantarum genome includes a region encoding these proteins:
- a CDS encoding isoprenylcysteine carboxyl methyltransferase family protein has translation MSLEVLFTVVIGLVGLERVAELVVSKRNAAWSFARGGVETGRGHFPFMVVLHTGFLVGALVEVWVRRPEPPVVLVVVMLVLAVASQALRWWCITTLGPRWNTRVIVVPGLAPVTGGPYRFLSHPNYVAVVVEGVVLPLIGGAWITALLFTVVNAGLLVVRLRVENEALASLRSPSSSPAVT, from the coding sequence ATGAGCCTCGAGGTGCTGTTCACCGTCGTCATCGGCCTCGTCGGTCTCGAGCGGGTCGCCGAGCTCGTGGTGTCCAAGCGCAACGCCGCGTGGTCGTTCGCGCGCGGTGGTGTCGAGACCGGTCGCGGGCACTTCCCGTTCATGGTCGTGCTGCACACCGGCTTCCTCGTCGGTGCGCTCGTCGAGGTGTGGGTACGCCGCCCCGAGCCGCCGGTGGTGCTCGTCGTGGTCATGCTCGTGCTGGCCGTCGCCAGCCAGGCGCTGCGCTGGTGGTGCATCACGACGCTCGGGCCGCGCTGGAACACGCGCGTCATCGTCGTACCCGGGCTGGCCCCGGTCACCGGCGGTCCCTACCGCTTCCTGTCCCACCCCAACTACGTCGCCGTCGTCGTCGAGGGCGTCGTGCTGCCGCTGATCGGCGGCGCCTGGATCACCGCGCTCCTCTTCACCGTCGTCAACGCGGGCCTGCTGGTGGTGCGGCTGCGCGTCGAGAACGAGGCGCTCGCGAGCCTGCGGTCCCCCTCCTCGTCA
- a CDS encoding type III polyketide synthase, whose protein sequence is MRVLSVRGVLPEHRYRQAEITESFVDRMVTAQLDRRVVERFHANACVDTRHTALPLEQYAELADFGQSNDAFIEAGVALGARAVVDALKAVDLAPSDVDLIISATVTGLAVPSLEARVAGVIGLRPDVKRVPLVGLGCVAGAAGVARLHDYLVGHPDEIAVLMSVELCSLTLQRDDVSVANLVASGLFGDGAAAVVAAGANRAAELLGPAEVGAVQPEVLDSRSRLYPDSERTMGWDVGAGGLKIVLDSKVPELVGHYLREDVDGFLAHHGLTRADIGFYVAHPGGPKVLEAMADALEVGREALQVTWDSLAAIGNLSSASVLHVFADTLRDHPPEPGSYGLLLAMGPGFCSELVLLRA, encoded by the coding sequence ATGAGAGTCCTCAGCGTGCGCGGGGTGCTGCCGGAGCACCGCTACCGCCAGGCCGAGATCACCGAGTCGTTCGTCGACCGCATGGTGACCGCCCAGCTCGACCGTCGCGTCGTCGAGCGCTTCCACGCCAACGCGTGCGTCGACACGCGTCACACGGCGCTCCCGCTGGAGCAGTACGCCGAGCTCGCCGACTTCGGCCAGTCCAACGACGCGTTCATCGAGGCCGGGGTCGCCCTGGGCGCCCGGGCGGTCGTCGACGCCCTCAAGGCCGTCGACCTCGCGCCGTCCGACGTCGACCTGATCATCAGTGCCACCGTCACCGGTCTCGCGGTGCCGTCGCTGGAGGCCCGGGTGGCCGGCGTCATCGGGCTTCGGCCCGACGTCAAGCGGGTCCCGCTCGTCGGGCTCGGCTGTGTCGCCGGCGCCGCCGGCGTCGCGCGGCTGCACGACTACCTGGTCGGCCACCCCGACGAGATCGCGGTGCTGATGTCGGTCGAGCTCTGCTCGCTCACGCTGCAGCGCGACGACGTGTCGGTCGCCAACCTGGTCGCCAGCGGTCTCTTCGGCGACGGCGCCGCCGCGGTCGTCGCGGCCGGGGCCAACCGGGCCGCCGAGCTCCTCGGCCCCGCCGAGGTGGGCGCCGTGCAGCCCGAGGTGCTCGACAGCCGCAGCCGCCTCTACCCCGACTCCGAGCGCACCATGGGCTGGGACGTCGGCGCCGGCGGCCTCAAGATCGTGCTCGACAGCAAGGTGCCCGAGCTGGTGGGCCACTACCTGCGCGAGGACGTCGACGGCTTCCTCGCCCACCACGGGCTCACCCGCGCCGACATCGGGTTCTACGTCGCCCATCCCGGCGGACCCAAGGTGCTCGAGGCGATGGCCGACGCGCTCGAGGTCGGCCGCGAGGCGCTGCAGGTCACCTGGGACTCGCTGGCCGCGATCGGCAACCTGTCGTCGGCCTCGGTCCTCCACGTCTTCGCCGACACCCTGCGCGACCACCCGCCCGAGCCTGGCTCCTACGGCCTGCTGCTCGCCATGGGCCCGGGGTTCTGCTCCGAGCTCGTCCTGCTGAGAGCCTAG
- a CDS encoding FAD-dependent monooxygenase encodes MSGLTIVGAGPAGASAAIGARHADPSLEVTLLDRADFPRDKACGDGVAPHVLDLLAEVGVTGLLDDREPVTTLSLTRGGRGVERTMARPAYVVPRAILDGRLVEAAQAAGATLVRRRVRSLAELDDAAVVVGADGAHSVVRTALGRPRGPVALAIRGYAPTPADQRGTQRIAFGAHGDVQPTYAWSFDRGDGLANVGYGELLRDGRAAPTKARLIERLEELLPGSTAAGTDWVGHHLPLSTSRWHPADGRVLLVGDAAGLVNPMTGEGIFYAVATGLAAGRAAAEAIAVGDPDSAGGRYARATRPLLARHLRHTALASRLCRSGRVLDAGLRASARDQRVFDDLVELGLARGRVTPALARALVASYLSPSSTKEKP; translated from the coding sequence ATGAGCGGCCTCACCATCGTCGGCGCCGGCCCGGCCGGCGCGTCCGCCGCGATCGGCGCCCGCCACGCCGACCCGTCGCTCGAGGTGACCCTGCTCGACCGGGCCGACTTCCCCCGCGACAAGGCATGCGGCGACGGGGTGGCGCCCCACGTGCTCGACCTGCTCGCGGAGGTCGGGGTCACCGGGCTGCTCGACGACCGCGAGCCCGTCACCACCCTGTCCCTGACCCGCGGCGGCCGCGGCGTCGAGCGCACCATGGCGCGCCCGGCGTACGTCGTGCCGCGGGCGATCCTCGACGGCCGCCTCGTCGAGGCCGCCCAGGCCGCCGGCGCCACCCTGGTCCGCCGTCGTGTCCGCAGCCTCGCCGAGCTCGATGACGCGGCCGTCGTGGTCGGTGCCGACGGCGCCCACTCCGTCGTACGCACGGCCCTGGGTCGTCCGCGGGGCCCGGTGGCGCTGGCGATCCGCGGCTACGCACCCACCCCGGCCGACCAGCGCGGCACCCAGCGGATCGCGTTCGGTGCGCACGGCGACGTGCAGCCGACCTACGCCTGGTCGTTCGACCGCGGGGACGGCCTGGCCAACGTCGGCTACGGCGAGCTGCTCCGCGACGGACGCGCGGCCCCCACCAAGGCACGGCTCATCGAGCGGCTCGAGGAGCTGCTGCCCGGCAGCACCGCCGCCGGTACCGACTGGGTCGGGCACCACCTGCCGCTGTCGACCTCGCGCTGGCACCCCGCCGACGGCCGGGTGCTGCTCGTCGGCGACGCCGCGGGGCTGGTCAACCCGATGACCGGCGAGGGCATCTTCTACGCCGTCGCCACCGGCCTGGCCGCCGGACGCGCCGCCGCCGAGGCGATCGCCGTCGGCGACCCCGACAGCGCCGGGGGCCGCTACGCCCGCGCCACCCGCCCGCTGCTCGCCCGGCACCTGCGTCACACCGCGCTCGCGTCCCGGCTGTGCCGCTCCGGCCGGGTGCTCGACGCGGGCCTGCGCGCCTCGGCCCGTGACCAGCGGGTCTTCGACGACCTCGTCGAGCTCGGCCTGGCCCGCGGCCGGGTCACCCCGGCCCTGGCGCGTGCCCTCGTCGCGTCGTACCTGTCCCCGTCGTCCACCAAGGAGAAGCCATGA
- a CDS encoding UbiA family prenyltransferase — translation MAVRHASTSVHPGTFGALAAAAHGGPCVAVTTLAALLAVALDVGTASAVVVTAAVLAGQLTIGWGNDLLDAGRDAAVGRADKPIATGALSRRLVQHCLVAAAVACLVLSAAAGWRSGLVHVVLLVGMGHAYNLGLKATVLSWLPYAVAFGSLPAVVSLAGPDHAWPDWWLMGAGATLGVGAHLLNTLPDLADDARTGVRGLPHRLGEGVSRVVAAAVLLTASVLAALGPGSPGALTWAALLVVVVLAVVAATGRGRWPFRAAIAVALIDVVLLVAGAR, via the coding sequence ATAGCCGTCCGACACGCGTCCACCTCCGTCCACCCGGGGACCTTCGGCGCGCTCGCGGCCGCCGCCCACGGCGGACCGTGCGTCGCGGTCACCACGCTCGCGGCCCTGCTCGCGGTGGCCCTCGACGTCGGCACCGCGTCGGCGGTCGTCGTCACCGCGGCCGTGCTGGCCGGCCAGCTGACGATCGGGTGGGGCAACGACCTCCTCGACGCCGGCCGCGACGCCGCCGTCGGACGCGCCGACAAGCCGATCGCCACCGGCGCCCTGTCACGGCGGCTGGTGCAGCACTGCCTGGTGGCCGCCGCCGTGGCGTGCCTGGTGCTCTCCGCCGCGGCCGGCTGGCGCAGCGGGCTGGTCCACGTCGTGCTGCTCGTGGGCATGGGCCACGCCTACAACCTCGGGCTCAAGGCCACCGTCCTGTCGTGGCTGCCGTACGCCGTCGCGTTCGGCTCCCTGCCGGCCGTCGTCTCGCTCGCCGGCCCGGACCACGCCTGGCCCGACTGGTGGCTGATGGGGGCCGGGGCGACGCTCGGGGTCGGCGCCCACCTGCTCAACACGCTGCCCGACCTCGCCGACGACGCCCGTACCGGCGTGCGCGGCCTGCCGCACCGCCTCGGCGAGGGGGTCTCGCGCGTCGTCGCGGCCGCGGTGCTGCTGACGGCGTCGGTGCTGGCCGCCCTCGGCCCGGGGTCTCCCGGCGCTCTCACCTGGGCGGCGCTCCTGGTCGTCGTCGTGCTGGCCGTGGTGGCCGCGACCGGCCGGGGCCGGTGGCCCTTCCGCGCGGCGATCGCGGTCGCCCTGATCGACGTCGTCCTGCTGGTCGCGGGCGCGCGATGA
- the idi gene encoding isopentenyl-diphosphate Delta-isomerase, which yields MTTVTAPDSATDADDVVVLLDDAGQPIGTAPRATVHSTDTPLHLAFSCHLRDASGRTLVTRRALSKRTWPGVWTNSFCGHPRPGETFEDAVRRHARHELGLEVEAIEPLLPDFRYRAVDAAGIVENEVCPVFTARPVGEAVPHPDEVAELRWVEVADVLSVVERAPWALSPWIVEQEAALRLLL from the coding sequence ATGACCACCGTCACCGCCCCTGACTCCGCCACCGACGCCGACGACGTCGTCGTCCTCCTCGACGACGCGGGCCAGCCGATCGGCACCGCCCCCCGCGCGACCGTCCACTCGACCGACACCCCGCTGCACCTGGCCTTCTCGTGCCACCTGCGCGACGCCTCGGGACGCACGCTGGTCACCCGGCGGGCGCTGTCGAAGCGCACCTGGCCCGGCGTCTGGACCAACTCGTTCTGCGGCCACCCGCGCCCGGGCGAGACCTTCGAGGACGCCGTACGACGTCATGCGCGGCACGAGCTGGGCCTCGAGGTCGAGGCGATCGAGCCGCTGCTGCCCGACTTCCGCTACCGCGCGGTCGACGCCGCCGGCATCGTCGAGAACGAGGTCTGCCCGGTCTTCACCGCCCGCCCCGTCGGCGAGGCCGTCCCCCACCCCGACGAGGTCGCCGAGCTGCGCTGGGTCGAGGTCGCCGACGTCCTCTCCGTCGTCGAGCGGGCGCCGTGGGCGCTGAGTCCGTGGATTGTCGAGCAGGAGGCCGCGCTGCGGCTGCTGCTCTGA